The following DNA comes from Novosphingobium sp. PP1Y.
GAGCGATTTGTCAGCCAGGCCCACCACGACGCCGAAGCGCAAGAACAATCGACAGACGAGGTCATTCGCCAGCGCCTTACTCATTTCGAGGAGCTGACAGGTGGCTTCGACTTCGCGCAGGTGATCCGCCGGTATTGGGAGGGACACGAAACCGGCGATGAAGAGCTCAAATCGGCAGCGATCCGATGGCTACGCGGCGAATTTGCGACCAAAACCGATGCCCGTAAGGCCCTTGGTGTTCGCACCATCGTCAATGACGCCAGCGTCTATGACCACCTCAAACTGATGTCCGCATTCGTCTGTGAAGCGGGCTACAAGGGCTTGCTCGTTGGCCTTGACGAGATGGTCAACCTTTACAAGCTGACTTCATCGCAAGCCCGCAATGCCAACTATGAGCAAATCCTGCGCATCCTGAACGACGTTCTGCAAGGGAGCGCGGAAAACCTTGGGTTCCTCATGGGAGGGACGCCGGAATTCCTCATGAATACGCGGCGCGGCCTCTACAGCTATGAGGCCCTCCAATCTCGCCTCGCAGAGAACACCTTTGCGCGTGACGGACTGGTCGATCTCTCCGGGCCGGTCATTCGACTGGCCAGCCTTACGCCCGAAGATTTGTTCGTGCTTCTGGCCAACATTCGCGCCGTTATGCAGGGCGATGAAGCAATCCTACCAGACAACGCCTTGGAAGCGTTTATGGCACACTGTTCGGACAGGATCGGGGAGGCCTATTTCAGAACCCCCCGGAACACGGTCACGGCATTCGTGAATCTTCTGGCGGTGCTCGAACAAAACCCCGGCGTCGAATGGTCGGACCTCATCGAAGAACTCGACGTGGCGGAGGATTCTGGTGACGACATGAGCGACGTGGATGAGAGCGTTGGCGCTGTTCCCGAGAGCGACGAGCTAGCCAGCTTCCGACTGTGAGCACCGCGTTCGACAAGCTGGCTCGACCGATCCAGAAATGGATTCGTCAGCAAGGCTGGAAGGAATTGCGCGATATTCAGGCGCGCGCAACTCACGTGCTTATGGACGGCAATCGTGACCTGATTGTCGCTGCCAGCACCGCCGGAGGCAAGACCGAAGCCGCATTTCTCCCGCTGCTGTCCCAAGTGCTCGACGAGCCCAGTGAGGCCTCCGGATTTGATGTTCTGTATGTCGCACCGCTGAAGGCGCTCATCACCGATCAGGCGCGGCGACTTGAAGAAATTTGTCGCGATACAGACTTGCCTATCACGCCGTGGCATGGCGACGTTTCGTCATCGGTGAAGGCTAAGGCTAC
Coding sequences within:
- a CDS encoding ATP-binding protein is translated as MSRLKPRERDAIVQALRAGVVPKLGLRHIQVGRAREIEELVKDMDRIADGGSAIRFIIGEYGSGKTFFMNLIRLVALEKGLVVMFADLAPDRRIHATGGQARGLYAEMARNLATRTKPDGGALSNVVERFVSQAHHDAEAQEQSTDEVIRQRLTHFEELTGGFDFAQVIRRYWEGHETGDEELKSAAIRWLRGEFATKTDARKALGVRTIVNDASVYDHLKLMSAFVCEAGYKGLLVGLDEMVNLYKLTSSQARNANYEQILRILNDVLQGSAENLGFLMGGTPEFLMNTRRGLYSYEALQSRLAENTFARDGLVDLSGPVIRLASLTPEDLFVLLANIRAVMQGDEAILPDNALEAFMAHCSDRIGEAYFRTPRNTVTAFVNLLAVLEQNPGVEWSDLIEELDVAEDSGDDMSDVDESVGAVPESDELASFRL